From one Oncorhynchus clarkii lewisi isolate Uvic-CL-2024 chromosome 6, UVic_Ocla_1.0, whole genome shotgun sequence genomic stretch:
- the LOC139411843 gene encoding trichohyalin-like, with product MEDQRPRLAWNNKPIETGREREREREKEREREMERKRKAELERQEMKKKVEQAEETIKALEREIERLKEIEKEIIFERERDMRIAENEKVKLVNEKVKELEREVERLKEDMTTKEIQYKIKFERAKEAFRRQNERVKQVNQNVLVLDREVVRMKEEIRLKDETEPERTFDRDRERENDWRRSEEELKNRVEREMEMETALINDKNTSELEEVFKKIKEQQIELENMETDKYKWKQNQMDMEEKMEGEHNKQKEVERKRMEKIPKQRQEEDEKKKEMEREEEEERRKQKHIEMEEEEREREKERQRQIKRKRMEKRQKIMEREEERQREIEREIEEERCKQKQIEMEEEEREEEERQKEIEEKERQREIGEKERRQQQVERKIMFERDQEEENIWKQKQIDMEKEGRERENKRQREIEEIHRRQQQEERQKQKEKEKEREKDNDNQREMELKDQQQKEMEKEKMIMREREEAGRRKEGQKNILREIEGQNELEIEQEREMEEKQEVIKEAEEEYREREERGKEVSMKKHVVVNVKAKAREVFNRRKERRLEVLKGEREHIERGQQIRREKEERRLEMERKQERARQQEEQDKKREIEIARQKEMLRLREEERQREEEREEERKKAIKSHLSLIREREKIIQAKKREEMVEEERREILEYKRGELEEEEKEDDKEDILPPDKSIRRRAVGWVNKKWEKRNLRKIERTYQREAEEGHKIVHIAIPGHTRLTSTMTRAEREREKRKELLKAEERRKKMEDFNKQWRERSLLKKQTHQQLKEERERMKENYLEQMNLEADAQINTRCLSTQHSHDYNHGQELPGWANGQQVSQEPTGSADGHQERPRRQQAWAENQEGSSENQQEGPENHQGGPDSQQLEAPDEVETSERISKTKKKPSIWKKIRMR from the exons ATGGAGGATCAGCGACCAAGACTGGCCTGGAACAACAAACCTattgagacaggaagagagagggaaagagagagagaaaaagagagagaaagggagatggaaaggaagagaaaaGCAGAATTGGAAAGACAAGAAATGAAGAAGAAAGTGGAACAGGCAGAAGAAACGATAAAAGCGTTAGAacgagagattgagagattgaaagagattgAGAAGGAAATCATatttgaaagagaaagagacatgcgTATTGCAGAGAATGAGAAAGTCAAACTGGTTAACGAAAAGGtaaaagagttagagagagaggttgagagactgAAAGAAGATATGACAACAAAAGAGATTCAATACAAAATCAAATTTGAAAGAGCGAAAGAAGCGTTTagaagacagaatgagagagtgaaACAGGTTAACCAAAATGTACTAGTgttagacagagaggttgtgAGAATGAAAGAAGAGATTAGATTGAAAGACGAGACTGAACCAGAGAGAACatttgatagagacagagagagagaaaatgattggAGACGAAGTGAAGAGGAGTTGAAaaatagagtggagagagagatggagatggagacagCCCTCATCAATGACAAAAATACGTCTGAATTGGAGGAAGTCTTCAAGAAAATCAAGGAACAGCAGATAGAATTAGAAAATATGGAAACAGACAAATATAAATGGAAACAGAACCAAATGGAcatggaggagaagatggagggtgagcacaacaaacagaaagaggtagaaagaaagagaatggagaaaataccaaaacagagacaagaagaagatgagaagaagaaggagatggagagagaagaagaagaggagagacgcAAACAGAAGcacatagagatggaagaggaagaaagagagagggagaaagagagacagagacagatcaaaaggaagagaatggagaagagacagaaaattatggaaagagaagaagagagacagagagagattgaaagagagattgaagaagaaagatgtaaacagaagcaaatagagatggaagaggaagaacgaga agaagaagagagacagaaagagattgaagagaaagagagacagagagagattggagagaaagaaagacgacAACAACAAGTGGAGAGAAAGATAATGTTTGAGAGagatcaagaagaagaaaatatatgGAAACAGAAGCAAATTGAcatggagaaggagggaagagagagggagaacaagagacagagagagatagaagagatacacagacgacaacaacaagaggagagacagaaacaaaaggagaaggagaaagaaagggagaaagacaaTGACAATCAAAGAGAGATGGAATTAAAAGATCAGcaacagaaagagatggagaaagaaaagatgattatgagagaaagggaggaagcagGAAGAAGAAAGGAAGGGCAGAAAAATATTTTGAGGGAAATTGAGGGACAGAATGAACTGgagatagaacaggagagagagatggaagaaaagcaggaagtgattaaggaagcagaggaagagtacagggaaagagaagagagaggaaaggaagtaaGCATGAAGAAACATGTAGTAGTTAATGTTAAAGCAAAAGCACGGGAAGTCTTCAATAGGCGTAAAGAGAGGAGGTTAGAAGTGTTGAAGGGGGAACGAGAACACATAGAAAGAGGACAACAaatcaggagggagaaggaggaaagaCGGCTGGAGATggaaagaaaacaggagagggcAAGACAACAAGAGGAGCAGGATAAAAAACGAGAGATTGAAATTGCTAGACAGAAAGAAATGTTGAGacttagagaggaggagaggcagagagaggaagagagagaggaggagagaaagaaagccaTTAAATCCCATTTATctttaatcagagagagagaaaaaataatacAGGCAAAAAAAAGAGAGGAGATGGTGGAAGAGGAAAGAAGGGAGATCCTTGAGTACAAGAGGGGtgagttagaggaggaggaaaaggaagatGACAAGGAGGACATTCTCCCACCCGATAAAAGTATCCGAAGGAGAGCTGTGGGCTGGGTGAATAAAAAATGGGAGAAGAGGAAcctcagaaagatagagagaacgtatcagagagaggctgaggagggccATAAGATCGTCCACATAG CCATCCCTGGACACACAAGGCTAACATCCACCATGAcccgggcagagagagagagggagaagaggaaggagctGCTGAAggctgaggagagaaggaagaaaatGGAGGATTTCAATAAGCAGTGGAGAGAGCGGTCCCTGCTTAAAAAACAGACTCATCAacaactgaaggaggagagggagaggatgaaggaaAACTACCTGGAGCAGATGAATCTGGAGGCTGATGCTCAAATCAACACCCGGTGTCTATCCACCCAACACAGCCACGATTACAACCACGGTCAGGAGTTGCCCGGGTGGGCCAATGGCCAACAAGTAAGCCAAGAGCCCACTGGATCTGCTGATGGCCACCAGGAAAGGCCAAGGAGGCAACAGGCATGGGCAGAGAACCAGGAGGGGAGTTCAGAGAACCAGCAGGAGGGGCCAGAGAACCATCAGGGGGGGCCAGACAGCCAGCAGCTAGAAGCTCCAGATGAGGTTGAAACATCAGAGCGAATCTCCAAGACAAAGAAAAAGCCAAGCATCTGGAAGAAAATTAGGATGAGGTAA